In Rhodoferax koreense, a genomic segment contains:
- a CDS encoding cupin domain-containing protein, whose product MSKLLVSFNLDQLGEPREYRPPAERVIEGDIVCRNWDIDTAKDGQVRAGVFESTVGLNHSMKGETWEFCLILSGVVEITEAGQAPVTYKAGDCFIMKPGYVGTWRTIETVRKVWVMA is encoded by the coding sequence ATGTCAAAACTTCTCGTCTCCTTCAACCTCGACCAGCTCGGCGAACCACGCGAATACCGGCCACCGGCGGAGCGCGTCATCGAGGGCGACATCGTCTGCCGCAATTGGGACATCGACACTGCCAAGGATGGCCAGGTGCGTGCCGGCGTGTTCGAATCGACGGTCGGTTTGAATCACTCCATGAAGGGCGAGACCTGGGAGTTTTGCCTGATCCTTTCCGGCGTGGTGGAGATCACCGAAGCCGGTCAGGCGCCGGTGACCTACAAGGCCGGCGACTGTTTCATCATGAAGCCTGGCTACGTCGGCACCTGGCGCACGATTGAAACCGTGCGCAAGGTATGGGTCATGGCCTGA
- a CDS encoding ABC transporter substrate-binding protein: MSDSKNKFDSFVGPAESTRVMDSLRRGATRRDILSMLLAGGMQATLAGGLATAAISAHADTPRKGGRIRVAGATAAANDTLDPAKQSNQTDYSRGTMLYNGLTSLDSSLTPQPALAESFSTTDAKTWVFTLRKGVVFHDGKALAPADVVYSLMRHKDPATASKAKVLADQIDSVKATGPNEVTVVLSAPNADLPVIVGTFHFHIVKDGTTDFNAGIGTGPYKLKEFKPGVRSLVVRNEAYWKPGKPYLDEIEFVGIGDESARVNALLSGGMDLVASVNPRSVARVKGTPGYAIFTTQSGQYSDLIMRRDVGPGMNPDFAMAMKYLFDREQMKKTIALDYAVIANDQPIDPTNRFYFAGLPQRTMDLDKAKFHLQKSGVTGKVPMVTSPAAMYSVEIALLLQQTGQRIGLDIDLKRMPADGYWSNHWLNSPVGFGNVNPRPSADTLLTQFFQSDAAWNESRWKNPKFDQLLLASRAETDQAKRKQQYADMQTMIHQEAGIGIPMFLASIDGHSSKLKGLSPIPLGGLMGYSFAENVWLDA; the protein is encoded by the coding sequence ATGAGCGACAGCAAAAACAAGTTCGACAGCTTCGTCGGTCCCGCCGAGAGCACCCGTGTGATGGATTCGCTGCGACGCGGCGCCACGCGGCGGGATATCCTGTCGATGCTGCTGGCCGGCGGCATGCAGGCCACGCTCGCGGGTGGGCTGGCCACGGCGGCCATCTCGGCGCATGCCGACACACCGCGCAAAGGAGGCCGCATTCGCGTGGCCGGTGCCACGGCCGCGGCGAATGACACACTCGATCCGGCCAAGCAGTCGAACCAGACCGACTACTCGCGCGGCACCATGCTCTACAACGGCCTGACCTCGCTCGACAGCAGCCTCACGCCGCAGCCGGCGCTGGCCGAGTCCTTCAGCACCACCGACGCGAAGACCTGGGTGTTCACCCTGCGCAAGGGCGTGGTCTTCCATGACGGGAAGGCGCTGGCGCCGGCCGACGTGGTGTATTCGCTGATGCGCCACAAGGACCCGGCGACCGCCTCCAAGGCCAAGGTGCTGGCCGACCAGATCGACAGCGTGAAGGCCACCGGCCCGAACGAGGTCACCGTGGTGCTCAGCGCGCCCAACGCCGACCTGCCGGTCATCGTCGGCACCTTCCATTTCCACATCGTCAAGGACGGCACCACGGATTTCAACGCCGGCATCGGCACCGGCCCCTACAAGCTCAAGGAGTTCAAGCCCGGCGTGCGTTCTCTGGTGGTGCGCAACGAGGCCTACTGGAAGCCGGGCAAGCCCTATCTCGACGAGATCGAGTTCGTGGGCATCGGTGACGAAAGCGCACGTGTCAACGCCCTGCTGTCGGGCGGCATGGACCTGGTGGCCTCGGTCAACCCGCGCTCGGTGGCGCGTGTCAAGGGCACGCCGGGTTATGCGATCTTCACCACGCAATCGGGCCAGTATTCGGACCTGATCATGCGCCGCGACGTCGGCCCTGGCATGAACCCCGACTTTGCGATGGCGATGAAGTACCTGTTCGACCGGGAACAGATGAAGAAGACCATCGCGCTCGACTACGCCGTCATTGCCAACGATCAGCCGATCGACCCGACCAACCGCTTCTACTTTGCCGGCCTGCCCCAGCGCACCATGGACCTGGACAAGGCCAAGTTCCACCTGCAGAAATCGGGCGTGACCGGCAAGGTGCCGATGGTGACCTCGCCCGCCGCGATGTATTCCGTGGAGATCGCGCTGCTGCTGCAGCAGACCGGCCAGCGCATCGGCCTGGACATCGACTTGAAGCGCATGCCGGCCGACGGCTACTGGTCCAACCACTGGCTCAACAGCCCGGTGGGCTTCGGCAACGTGAACCCGCGCCCCAGCGCCGACACGCTGCTCACCCAGTTCTTCCAGTCCGATGCCGCCTGGAACGAGTCGCGCTGGAAGAACCCGAAGTTCGACCAGTTGCTGCTCGCCTCCCGCGCCGAGACCGACCAGGCCAAGCGCAAGCAGCAGTATGCCGACATGCAGACCATGATCCACCAGGAAGCCGGTATCGGCATCCCGATGTTCCTGGCCAGCATCGACGGACACAGCAGCAAGCTCAAGGGCCTGTCGCCGATTCCACTGGGCGGGCTGATGGGGTACTCGTTCGCCGAAAACGTCTGGCTGGACGCATGA
- a CDS encoding haloacid dehalogenase type II: protein MAFRPKYITFDCYGTLTRFRMGEMTKVIFADRIPADRMDAFITDYTAYRFDEVLGDWQPYEVVLKNAVRRLCKKWKIQYLDSDAQQYYDAVPTWGPHEDVAAGLSKIAHEIPLVILSNAADAQIQKNVAMLGAPFHRVYTAQQAQAYKPRLKAFEYMIDSLGCNPEDVLHVSSSLRYDLMSADDMGIVNKVFVNRGHGPGNPAYRYTEIQDIGGLPAVVGL, encoded by the coding sequence ATGGCCTTTCGTCCCAAGTACATCACCTTCGACTGCTACGGCACGCTCACCCGTTTCCGCATGGGCGAGATGACCAAGGTGATCTTTGCCGATCGCATTCCGGCTGACCGCATGGATGCCTTCATCACCGACTACACCGCCTACCGCTTCGACGAGGTGCTGGGTGATTGGCAGCCTTACGAAGTGGTGCTGAAGAACGCCGTGCGGCGGCTGTGCAAGAAGTGGAAGATCCAGTACCTCGACAGTGACGCCCAGCAGTATTACGACGCGGTGCCGACCTGGGGCCCGCACGAAGATGTGGCCGCCGGCCTGTCCAAGATCGCCCACGAGATTCCCCTGGTGATCCTGTCGAACGCCGCCGATGCGCAGATCCAGAAGAACGTGGCCATGCTCGGCGCGCCCTTCCACCGCGTCTACACCGCCCAGCAGGCCCAGGCCTACAAGCCACGCCTGAAGGCATTCGAATACATGATCGACTCGCTGGGCTGCAACCCCGAAGATGTGCTGCACGTCTCGTCGAGCCTGCGCTATGACCTGATGTCGGCCGACGACATGGGCATCGTCAACAAGGTCTTCGTCAACCGCGGCCACGGCCCGGGCAACCCCGCCTACCGCTACACCGAGATCCAGGACATCGGCGGCTTGCCGGCCGTGGTCGGCCTCTGA
- a CDS encoding NAD(P)/FAD-dependent oxidoreductase, translating to MKLDSYWTHSAPAFTPARRDLPARVDVAIVGGGFTGLSAALALAKRGASVAVFEAGDRVAAEASGRNGGHVNNGLAVDYAEVAAKVGVPTARAWYQAYDASVDTVARLVREEAIDCDFLRHGKLKLATRANQMDALQRSADRLIADGVDTDVEILDAARVNAEVQSERFHGGLLYKRSGQMHMGRFAAGLAGAAERQGAQIHTGASVQRLQRVGRGQAHVLQTARGSVAADQVLLATGASRHGGYGSFGWLRRRIVPIGSFIVVTQPLGEERARALLAERRTYTTVANIHHYFRLTPDHRLVFGGRARFAISSPQSDAASGEILRAGMAETFPQLGQVRIDYCWGGLVDMTQDRLPHAGERDGLFYAMGYSGHGTQMSVHMGERMAAVMAGDASANPWRGRDWPAIPGHFGPPWFLPAVGLYYRLKDRLA from the coding sequence ATGAAGCTCGACTCCTACTGGACCCATTCGGCACCGGCCTTCACGCCGGCCCGGCGCGATCTGCCGGCACGGGTGGACGTGGCCATCGTCGGCGGCGGCTTCACCGGGCTGTCGGCGGCGCTGGCGTTGGCCAAGCGCGGCGCCTCGGTAGCCGTATTCGAAGCCGGTGACCGCGTGGCCGCGGAAGCCTCCGGCCGCAATGGCGGCCATGTCAACAACGGCCTGGCCGTGGACTATGCGGAGGTGGCGGCCAAGGTCGGCGTGCCCACGGCGCGCGCCTGGTACCAGGCCTACGATGCCTCTGTGGACACGGTGGCCCGCCTGGTGCGCGAGGAGGCCATCGACTGCGACTTCCTGCGCCACGGCAAGCTCAAGCTCGCCACCCGGGCGAACCAGATGGACGCACTGCAGCGCAGCGCCGATCGGCTGATCGCCGACGGTGTGGACACGGACGTCGAGATCCTCGACGCCGCGCGGGTGAATGCCGAGGTCCAAAGCGAACGTTTCCACGGCGGCTTGCTCTACAAGCGCAGCGGCCAGATGCACATGGGTCGTTTCGCGGCCGGCCTGGCCGGCGCCGCCGAACGCCAGGGCGCGCAGATCCACACCGGCGCCAGCGTTCAGCGCCTGCAACGCGTCGGCCGAGGCCAGGCCCACGTGCTGCAGACGGCGCGCGGCAGCGTGGCGGCAGACCAGGTGCTGCTGGCCACGGGCGCCTCGCGCCATGGCGGCTACGGCAGCTTCGGCTGGCTGCGCCGGCGCATCGTGCCGATCGGCAGTTTCATCGTGGTGACGCAGCCCCTGGGCGAAGAACGGGCCCGGGCGCTGCTGGCGGAGCGCCGCACCTACACCACCGTGGCCAACATCCACCACTACTTCAGGCTCACGCCCGACCACCGGCTGGTGTTCGGCGGCCGCGCGCGCTTCGCCATCTCGAGCCCGCAGTCGGATGCGGCCAGCGGCGAGATCCTGCGTGCGGGCATGGCCGAAACCTTCCCTCAGCTCGGCCAGGTGCGCATCGACTACTGCTGGGGCGGGCTGGTCGACATGACGCAGGACCGGCTGCCGCACGCGGGTGAACGCGACGGCCTGTTCTATGCCATGGGCTACAGCGGGCACGGCACGCAGATGTCGGTGCACATGGGCGAACGCATGGCGGCCGTGATGGCCGGCGACGCGAGCGCCAATCCCTGGCGCGGCCGCGACTGGCCGGCGATTCCGGGGCACTTCGGGCCGCCCTGGTTCCTGCCGGCCGTGGGACTTTATTACCGCCTCAAGGACCGGCTGGCCTGA
- a CDS encoding GNAT family N-acetyltransferase, with protein MSESPSSTPPNPSTPADGGIVFRPMTALDLPGCQALSEDLRWPHRPADWEQVFAHAEGVVAEQDGRIIATAQRWCWGDRHATIGLVIVSPASQGHGLGRRLMNTMLEGLDGRSVLLQATAEGRGLYERLGFVQTGELRQHQGMAKPTALIGLPPGWRLRPAGANEAAALKRLDTAARGMPRDALIEDLLAIADSCVVLVDHDSAPRGFAMLRRFGRGHIIGPVVAPDAESAKVLIAHLAGQNAGRFTRIDIDFASGLSDWLEGIGLPSVDAPTTMLRGAPLADGPGAPNGPRLFAITTQALC; from the coding sequence ATGTCCGAATCCCCCTCCTCCACGCCGCCGAACCCGTCCACGCCAGCCGACGGCGGCATCGTTTTCCGGCCCATGACCGCCCTCGATCTGCCTGGCTGCCAGGCGCTTTCGGAAGACCTGCGCTGGCCGCACCGTCCTGCCGATTGGGAGCAGGTCTTCGCCCATGCAGAGGGCGTGGTCGCCGAGCAGGACGGGCGCATCATTGCCACCGCGCAGCGTTGGTGCTGGGGCGATCGCCACGCCACCATCGGGCTGGTGATCGTCTCGCCGGCGAGCCAGGGCCACGGCCTCGGCCGCCGCCTGATGAACACCATGCTCGAAGGGCTGGACGGGCGCAGCGTGCTGCTGCAGGCCACCGCCGAGGGCCGGGGCCTGTACGAGCGCCTGGGTTTCGTGCAGACCGGCGAGCTGCGGCAACACCAGGGCATGGCCAAGCCGACGGCCTTGATCGGCCTGCCGCCGGGCTGGCGCCTGCGCCCGGCCGGGGCCAACGAGGCCGCCGCGCTGAAGCGGCTGGACACCGCCGCCCGGGGCATGCCGCGCGACGCGCTGATCGAGGACCTGCTGGCCATCGCCGACAGTTGCGTGGTGCTCGTCGACCACGACTCCGCGCCGCGCGGCTTCGCCATGCTGCGCCGCTTCGGCCGCGGCCACATCATCGGGCCGGTGGTGGCGCCCGACGCCGAAAGCGCCAAGGTGCTGATCGCCCATCTCGCGGGCCAGAACGCCGGCCGCTTCACCCGCATTGACATCGACTTCGCCAGCGGCCTCAGCGACTGGCTGGAAGGCATCGGCCTGCCGTCGGTGGATGCGCCGACCACCATGCTGCGCGGCGCGCCGCTGGCCGATGGACCCGGCGCGCCGAACGGGCCACGGCTGTTCGCCATCACCACCCAGGCCCTGTGCTGA
- a CDS encoding aldehyde dehydrogenase family protein: MADSKLTLDDARLYIDGQWLDRSSAAQIAVVNPSTEQVAGHVAAGSSADVDLAVAAARRAFETFSNSTVEERLALLGRILALLEERAELFAQAIVTEMGAAVSFARASHVPYAIAHVRVQMEVLQRYTFLNNEDGTALAKEPIGVCALITPWNWPLYQITAKVAPAIAAGCTVVLKPSELSPYSAQLFAQVMHDAGVPAGVFNLVGGTGEVVGAALASHPDVDMISITGSTRAGVLVAQAAAVTVKRVVQELGGKSPNVFLDDADFENGVAKGVLAGMRNVGQSCSAPTRMLVPASRLAEVEALALAAAASIAVGDPSDEKTAMGPIANAAQFARVQAMIAAGMEEGAKLLCGGLGRPAGLTHGFFAQPTVFSNVTPGMRIAQEEIFGPVLVIMPYRDEAEAIAMANDTVYGLGAHLQSSDLDRARRVAGRIRAGQVNINYPTWNGHAPFGGYKRSGNGREYGVHGLEEYLETKAIIGY; the protein is encoded by the coding sequence ATGGCAGATTCCAAACTCACCCTCGACGACGCGCGGCTCTACATCGATGGCCAGTGGCTCGACCGCTCCAGCGCTGCGCAGATCGCCGTCGTCAACCCATCCACGGAACAGGTCGCGGGGCATGTCGCCGCCGGCTCATCGGCCGATGTCGATCTCGCCGTGGCCGCGGCCCGCCGCGCGTTCGAGACTTTCTCCAACAGCACGGTCGAGGAGCGACTGGCCCTGCTGGGCCGCATCCTGGCGCTGCTGGAGGAACGCGCGGAACTGTTCGCACAGGCCATCGTGACCGAAATGGGCGCGGCCGTCAGCTTCGCCCGGGCGTCCCACGTGCCTTATGCCATCGCCCATGTGCGCGTGCAGATGGAGGTGCTGCAGCGCTACACCTTTCTCAACAACGAGGACGGCACTGCCTTGGCCAAGGAGCCGATCGGCGTCTGTGCACTCATCACGCCCTGGAATTGGCCGCTCTACCAGATCACCGCCAAGGTGGCACCCGCCATCGCCGCCGGCTGCACCGTGGTGCTCAAGCCCAGCGAACTTTCGCCCTACAGCGCGCAGCTGTTCGCGCAGGTGATGCACGACGCCGGCGTGCCGGCCGGCGTGTTCAACCTGGTCGGTGGCACCGGTGAAGTCGTCGGTGCGGCGCTGGCGTCGCACCCGGATGTCGACATGATTTCCATCACCGGGTCGACGCGCGCGGGTGTGCTGGTGGCCCAGGCGGCCGCCGTGACGGTCAAACGGGTGGTGCAGGAACTCGGCGGCAAGTCGCCCAATGTGTTTCTTGACGATGCCGACTTCGAGAACGGCGTTGCCAAGGGTGTGCTGGCAGGCATGCGCAACGTGGGCCAGTCGTGCAGCGCCCCGACCCGGATGCTGGTGCCAGCGTCGCGCCTGGCCGAGGTGGAAGCCTTGGCACTGGCAGCCGCGGCCAGCATCGCAGTGGGCGACCCGAGCGACGAAAAGACCGCCATGGGCCCGATCGCCAACGCCGCGCAATTCGCCCGGGTGCAGGCCATGATTGCGGCCGGCATGGAAGAAGGCGCCAAGCTGCTGTGTGGCGGGCTGGGCCGACCGGCCGGACTGACGCACGGCTTCTTCGCTCAGCCAACGGTGTTCTCGAATGTGACGCCCGGAATGCGGATCGCACAGGAGGAAATTTTCGGCCCGGTACTGGTGATCATGCCGTACAGGGACGAGGCAGAAGCGATCGCCATGGCCAACGACACGGTCTACGGCCTGGGTGCCCACCTGCAGTCGAGCGACCTCGATCGCGCACGGCGCGTGGCCGGCCGCATCCGTGCCGGGCAGGTGAACATCAACTACCCCACATGGAACGGGCACGCGCCTTTCGGGGGTTACAAGCGCTCTGGCAACGGACGCGAATATGGCGTCCACGGTCTGGAGGAATACCTGGAGACCAAGGCCATCATTGGTTACTGA
- a CDS encoding 2-hydroxyacid dehydrogenase, with the protein MTKTAFLYKSDPLRGRQWAEVFRRAAPEVDFRIWPDIGDPAEVRFLAAWVPPDDLATRFPHLEVLFSSGAGVDQFDFDALPPGLPVVRMVEPGIVRGMVEYVTHAVLDLHRDMPQYRRQQQLGEWRALPVRPAGERRIGVLGLGSLGQAVLAQLAGFGFDLAGWSRSQHRIDGVHCHGGSDGLAAFLARTDILVCLLPLTDETRGVLNRELFAHLPHGASLVHVGRGPHLVEADLLDALSTGQLADAALDVTDPEPLPAQHAFWRHPRIRLTPHIASMTQPKSAAEVVIDNLRRFHAGEPMTGLVDRQRGY; encoded by the coding sequence ATGACCAAGACCGCCTTCCTCTACAAATCCGACCCGCTGCGTGGGCGCCAATGGGCCGAGGTCTTCAGGCGCGCCGCGCCCGAGGTCGACTTTCGCATCTGGCCCGACATCGGCGATCCGGCCGAGGTACGCTTCCTCGCGGCCTGGGTTCCGCCGGACGACCTGGCCACGCGTTTCCCCCATCTCGAAGTGCTGTTCTCCTCCGGTGCCGGGGTGGACCAGTTCGACTTCGACGCGCTGCCGCCCGGGCTGCCGGTGGTGCGCATGGTGGAGCCGGGCATCGTGCGCGGCATGGTCGAATACGTGACCCATGCCGTGCTCGACCTGCACCGCGACATGCCACAGTACCGCCGCCAGCAGCAACTCGGCGAATGGCGTGCGCTGCCGGTCCGCCCTGCCGGAGAACGGCGCATCGGCGTGCTCGGCCTGGGCTCGCTGGGCCAGGCCGTGCTGGCGCAGCTGGCCGGCTTCGGCTTCGACCTGGCGGGCTGGAGCCGGTCGCAGCACCGGATCGACGGCGTGCACTGCCATGGGGGCAGCGACGGACTGGCCGCCTTCCTCGCACGCACCGACATCCTGGTCTGCCTGCTGCCGCTGACCGACGAAACCCGCGGCGTGCTAAACCGCGAGCTCTTCGCCCACCTGCCCCACGGTGCCAGCCTGGTGCACGTGGGCCGCGGCCCGCATCTGGTCGAGGCCGATCTGCTCGATGCCCTGTCGACGGGCCAGCTCGCCGACGCCGCGCTCGACGTGACCGACCCCGAGCCACTGCCCGCGCAGCATGCCTTCTGGCGCCATCCGCGCATCCGCCTCACGCCGCACATCGCCAGCATGACGCAGCCGAAGAGCGCTGCCGAAGTGGTGATCGACAACCTGCGTCGCTTCCACGCCGGCGAGCCGATGACCGGGCTGGTGGACCGCCAACGCGGTTACTGA
- a CDS encoding NAD(P)/FAD-dependent oxidoreductase → MPAPLTAIDTTPDLPTHADVVVIGGGIIGCFTAYYLSRRGLKVALVEKGRIGAEQSSRNWGWCRQQNRDARELPMATKSLDLWELFSAESGEDTGFKRCGLLYLSNSEAELAGWARWGEFARTVNVKTQMLTAEEAAQRGRITGRPWKGGVFSPTDGTADPSRAAPAVARAIMKLGGSVHQACAARGVEMEGGSLSGVVTEKGTVRTKIAVLAGGAWASSFCRQYGIRFPQAAIRQTVLAVSPGASELPPALHTAAVSMTRRSNGGYTVAISGRGRVDPTPQLLRFSAQFLPMFQRRWRNLAPGGLEGIRSGHEGMSRWRLDQPTPMERMRILDPAVDKTAVRLTYRRALDLVPALKDREVTAAWAGYVDSTPDGVPGIGEMASVPGLVLAAGFSGHGFGIGPGAGHLIADIVSGATPLVDARPYHPDRFQSSAWGKVAEF, encoded by the coding sequence ATGCCAGCACCTCTGACCGCCATAGACACCACGCCAGACCTGCCGACCCACGCCGACGTGGTCGTCATCGGTGGCGGCATCATCGGGTGCTTCACCGCCTATTACCTGAGCAGACGCGGACTCAAGGTTGCGCTGGTCGAGAAGGGCCGCATTGGCGCGGAACAGTCGAGCCGCAACTGGGGCTGGTGCCGCCAGCAGAATCGCGATGCCCGTGAATTGCCCATGGCCACCAAGAGCCTGGACCTGTGGGAGCTGTTCAGCGCCGAATCCGGCGAAGACACGGGCTTCAAGCGCTGTGGGCTGCTCTACCTCAGCAACAGCGAGGCGGAACTGGCCGGCTGGGCACGCTGGGGCGAATTCGCCCGCACCGTCAACGTGAAAACACAGATGTTGACGGCCGAAGAGGCTGCCCAGCGCGGACGCATCACCGGCAGGCCGTGGAAAGGCGGCGTCTTCTCGCCCACCGACGGCACGGCCGACCCTTCACGTGCGGCCCCGGCTGTGGCTCGCGCCATCATGAAGCTCGGCGGCAGCGTGCACCAGGCATGCGCTGCGCGCGGCGTCGAGATGGAAGGCGGCAGCCTATCCGGCGTCGTCACGGAGAAAGGCACGGTGCGCACCAAGATCGCCGTGCTGGCGGGCGGCGCATGGGCTTCCTCTTTCTGCCGGCAGTACGGCATCCGGTTTCCGCAGGCGGCCATACGACAGACGGTGCTGGCGGTGTCGCCGGGGGCCAGTGAACTGCCGCCCGCGCTCCATACCGCCGCCGTGTCCATGACCCGGCGCAGCAATGGCGGCTACACGGTGGCCATCAGCGGTCGCGGGCGGGTCGATCCCACGCCGCAGTTGCTGCGCTTCTCCGCCCAGTTTCTGCCCATGTTCCAGCGCCGCTGGCGCAACCTGGCTCCGGGCGGCCTGGAAGGCATACGGTCGGGCCACGAAGGAATGTCGCGCTGGCGGCTGGACCAGCCGACACCGATGGAGCGCATGCGCATCCTCGATCCAGCGGTTGACAAGACGGCCGTTCGCTTGACGTACCGCCGCGCATTGGACCTGGTCCCCGCACTGAAAGACCGCGAGGTCACGGCCGCATGGGCCGGCTATGTCGACAGCACGCCTGACGGGGTGCCGGGCATCGGCGAGATGGCCAGCGTGCCGGGCCTGGTCCTGGCCGCAGGCTTCAGCGGACACGGGTTCGGCATCGGTCCCGGCGCCGGTCATCTGATTGCCGACATCGTCAGCGGTGCGACACCGCTTGTCGATGCCAGACCCTACCACCCCGACCGCTTCCAGTCGTCGGCCTGGGGCAAGGTTGCAGAGTTCTAA
- a CDS encoding ABC transporter permease, with the protein MNRLILGLLVRRVAISLLSLLAVSVLVFAITAVLPGDAAEEQLGQDATPTALAALRAQMGLDVPAPLRYLKWLGGIARGDLGTSATTQLPVGELVASRLPNSLLLAAVTALFSVPIALTLGIASAVWRGSWFDRVASTGAVAVVSVPEFLVATLAVLVFAVKLRWLPALSYVSDIESVGQVLRAFAMPVLSLCCVIIAQMMRMTRAAVIDQLEAPYIEMVRLKGASPLRMVMFHALPNAIGPIANAVALSLSYLLGGVIIVETIFNYPGIAKLMVDGVSQRDMPLVQTCAMIFCAGYLILVTVADVCGIVANPRLRHR; encoded by the coding sequence ATGAACCGCCTGATCCTTGGCCTGCTGGTCCGCCGCGTGGCGATTTCGCTGCTGTCGCTGCTGGCGGTGTCGGTGTTGGTGTTCGCCATCACCGCGGTGCTGCCCGGCGATGCGGCGGAGGAGCAACTCGGCCAGGATGCCACGCCGACGGCGCTGGCCGCGCTGCGCGCGCAGATGGGGCTGGACGTGCCCGCGCCGCTGCGCTACCTGAAGTGGCTCGGCGGCATCGCGCGTGGCGATCTCGGTACTTCGGCCACCACGCAGTTGCCGGTGGGCGAGCTCGTGGCCAGCCGGCTGCCGAACTCGCTGCTGCTGGCCGCGGTGACCGCGTTGTTCTCCGTGCCGATCGCGCTCACGCTGGGCATTGCTTCCGCGGTGTGGCGCGGCTCGTGGTTCGACCGCGTGGCCTCCACCGGTGCGGTGGCCGTGGTGTCCGTGCCCGAGTTCCTGGTGGCCACGCTGGCCGTGCTGGTCTTCGCCGTCAAGCTGCGCTGGCTGCCGGCGCTCTCCTATGTGAGCGACATCGAGTCCGTCGGCCAGGTGCTGCGGGCCTTCGCCATGCCGGTGCTGAGCCTGTGCTGCGTGATCATCGCCCAGATGATGCGCATGACCCGCGCCGCGGTGATTGACCAGCTCGAAGCGCCCTACATCGAGATGGTCCGGCTCAAAGGGGCTTCGCCGTTGCGCATGGTGATGTTCCATGCGCTGCCCAACGCCATCGGCCCGATCGCCAACGCCGTGGCGCTGAGCCTGTCGTACCTGCTGGGCGGCGTGATCATCGTCGAGACCATCTTCAACTACCCGGGCATCGCCAAGCTGATGGTCGACGGCGTCTCGCAGCGCGACATGCCGCTGGTGCAGACCTGCGCCATGATCTTCTGCGCCGGCTACCTGATCCTGGTGACCGTGGCCGATGTCTGCGGCATCGTGGCCAACCCGCGTCTGCGCCACCGTTGA